Proteins found in one Choloepus didactylus isolate mChoDid1 chromosome 3, mChoDid1.pri, whole genome shotgun sequence genomic segment:
- the LEPROTL1 gene encoding leptin receptor overlapping transcript-like 1, translating to MAGIKALISLSFGGAIGLMFLMLGCALPIYNQYWPLFVLFFYILSPVPYCIARRLVDDTDAMSNACKELAIFLTTGIVVSAFGLPIVFARAHLIEWGACALVLTGNTVIFATILGFFLVFGSNDDFSWQQW from the exons CTTTGATTAGTTTGTCCTTTGGAGGAGCAATTGGGCTAATGTTTTTGATGCTTGGATGTGCCCTTCCAATATATAA ccaATACTGGCCCctctttgttctatttttttacatcctttcaccTGTTCCATACTGCATAGCAAGAAGATTAGTGGATGATACAGATGCTATGAGTAATGCTTGTAAGGAACTTGCCATATTTCTTACAACAGGCATTGTTGTCTCAGCTTTTGGACTCCCTATTGTATTTGCCAGAGCACATCTG ATTGAGTGGGGAGCTTGTGCGCTTGTTCTCACAGGAAACACAGTCATCTTTGCAACTATACTAGGGTTTTTCTTGGTCTTCGGAAGCAATGACGACTTTAGCTGGCAGCAGTGGTGA